From the genome of Mastomys coucha isolate ucsf_1 unplaced genomic scaffold, UCSF_Mcou_1 pScaffold6, whole genome shotgun sequence, one region includes:
- the Ndufb1 gene encoding NADH dehydrogenase [ubiquinone] 1 beta subcomplex subunit 1: protein MTLFQLVREHWVHILVPMGFIFGCYLDRKDDEKLTAFRNKSMLFQRELRPNEEVTWK, encoded by the exons ATGACCTTATTTCAGCTTGTACGTGAGCACTGGGTTCATATACTTGTCCCTATGGGATTTATCTTTGGATGCTATCTAGACAGAAAGGACGATGAAAAGCTAACTGCTTTCCGGAATAAGAGTATGCTGTTTCAAAG GGAACTGAGGCCCAATGAAGAAGTTACTTGGAAGTAA